In one window of Streptomyces griseus subsp. griseus DNA:
- the pepN gene encoding aminopeptidase N, with product MPGENLSRDEARKRAELLTVDGYEVALDLRSAVGEPEGADGDSGPRTFRSLTTIRFRSARAGASTFADLVAPGVDAVTLNGQALDPAAVFDGARVALDGLLEGENVLVVDARCAYSRTGEGMHRFVDPEDGEVYLYTQYEPADARRVFANFEQPDLKAPYRFQVTAPEGWRVWSNGAEESHEGGVWRFAETEPISTYITAVVAGPYHYVTDHYSRTFEDGTTLEIPLGAMCRKGLAKHFDADDVFLVTKQGLDFFHDNFDYPYPFGKYDQAFVPEYNLGAMENPGMVTFREEYIFRGKVTSAAYERRANVILHEMAHMWFGDLVTMEWWDDLWLKESFADFMGSFSMVEATRFTNGWITFANNRKAWAYRADQLPSTHPITADIRDLEDAKLNFDGITYAKGASVLKQLVAYVGRDAFLEGARRYFKSHAYGNTRLGDLLSVLAETSGRDMTAWSRSWLQTAGVNVLTPVATYDAAGALTELAVVQEAAASHPELRPHRVAVGLYRRTPDGELTRYARAEVDVAGERTVVKELAGAERPDLILVNDDDLTYCKIRFDEGSLATLRDHLGSISDPLARALCWSALWNLTRDALLPARDFVALVLAHAGRESDIGVLQMLHAWAQSALVNYAAPAWREEGGRALAEGALRELRGAEPGSQHQLTWARFFAAVAGSEADFQLLGGLLEGTARIDGLETDQELRWAFLSPLASHGVANETAIDAELARDDTASGKRHHVRCLASRPSEAVKAQAWAAVVESDKLSNALVEATIAGFEQPSQRELLAPYAGRYFEVIEGIWAERSIQIGMHVVKGLFPALQDSPETLAATDAWLAGHPEAAPALRRLVLEARDDLARVLRGQECDARA from the coding sequence GTGCCCGGTGAAAACCTGTCCCGCGACGAGGCCCGGAAGAGGGCCGAGCTGCTGACCGTCGACGGTTACGAGGTCGCACTCGACCTGCGTTCGGCCGTCGGCGAGCCCGAGGGGGCCGACGGTGACTCCGGTCCGCGTACGTTCCGCTCGCTCACCACGATCCGGTTCCGCTCGGCCCGCGCGGGTGCCTCGACCTTCGCCGACCTGGTCGCGCCGGGTGTGGACGCCGTGACGCTGAACGGGCAGGCCCTCGACCCGGCCGCTGTCTTCGACGGGGCCCGGGTGGCCCTGGACGGGCTCCTGGAGGGCGAGAACGTCCTCGTGGTCGACGCCCGGTGCGCGTACAGCAGGACCGGCGAGGGCATGCACCGCTTCGTCGACCCGGAGGACGGCGAGGTCTATCTCTACACGCAGTACGAGCCGGCCGACGCCCGCCGTGTCTTCGCCAACTTCGAACAGCCGGACCTGAAGGCGCCCTACCGCTTCCAGGTGACCGCCCCGGAAGGGTGGCGGGTCTGGTCCAACGGGGCCGAGGAGTCGCACGAGGGCGGGGTGTGGCGGTTCGCGGAGACGGAGCCGATCTCCACCTACATCACGGCCGTCGTCGCCGGTCCGTACCACTACGTGACCGACCACTACAGCCGTACGTTCGAGGACGGCACCACCCTGGAGATCCCGCTCGGCGCGATGTGCCGCAAGGGGCTCGCCAAGCACTTCGACGCGGACGACGTCTTCCTGGTCACCAAGCAGGGCCTGGACTTCTTCCACGACAACTTCGACTACCCGTACCCCTTCGGGAAGTACGACCAGGCGTTCGTGCCGGAGTACAACCTCGGGGCGATGGAGAACCCGGGCATGGTCACCTTCCGCGAGGAGTACATCTTCCGCGGCAAGGTCACCTCGGCCGCCTACGAGCGGCGCGCCAACGTCATCCTGCACGAGATGGCCCACATGTGGTTCGGCGACCTCGTCACCATGGAGTGGTGGGACGACCTGTGGCTGAAGGAGTCCTTCGCGGACTTCATGGGCTCCTTCTCGATGGTGGAGGCGACCCGCTTCACCAACGGCTGGATCACCTTCGCCAACAACCGCAAGGCGTGGGCCTACCGCGCCGACCAGCTGCCCTCCACCCACCCGATCACGGCCGACATCCGTGACCTGGAGGACGCCAAGCTGAACTTCGACGGCATCACGTACGCCAAGGGCGCCTCCGTACTGAAGCAGCTCGTGGCGTACGTGGGACGCGACGCCTTCCTTGAGGGCGCGCGGCGCTACTTCAAGAGTCACGCGTACGGCAACACGCGGCTGGGCGACCTTCTTTCGGTGCTCGCGGAGACCTCGGGGCGTGACATGACGGCCTGGTCGCGCTCCTGGCTCCAGACGGCCGGCGTCAACGTGCTCACCCCCGTGGCGACGTACGACGCGGCCGGGGCGCTGACCGAGCTGGCCGTCGTCCAGGAGGCCGCCGCCTCCCACCCGGAGCTGCGCCCGCACCGGGTCGCGGTCGGCCTGTACCGGCGTACGCCGGACGGTGAGCTGACGCGGTACGCGCGGGCCGAGGTGGACGTGGCCGGGGAGCGCACGGTGGTGAAGGAGCTGGCCGGGGCGGAGCGGCCCGACCTGATCCTGGTCAACGACGACGACCTCACGTACTGCAAGATCCGTTTCGACGAGGGGTCGCTGGCCACCCTCCGCGACCACCTGGGCTCCATCAGCGACCCGCTGGCCCGCGCCCTGTGCTGGTCGGCGCTGTGGAACCTGACCCGGGACGCGCTGCTGCCCGCCCGCGACTTCGTCGCGCTGGTGCTGGCGCACGCCGGGCGCGAGAGCGACATCGGCGTCCTCCAGATGCTGCACGCCTGGGCGCAGTCGGCGCTGGTGAACTACGCCGCCCCCGCCTGGCGCGAGGAGGGCGGCCGGGCACTCGCCGAAGGCGCCCTGCGGGAGCTGCGGGGAGCCGAGCCGGGCAGCCAGCACCAGCTCACCTGGGCCCGCTTCTTCGCGGCGGTCGCGGGCTCCGAGGCGGACTTCCAGCTGCTGGGCGGGCTGCTGGAGGGCACGGCCCGCATCGACGGTCTGGAGACCGACCAGGAGCTGCGCTGGGCCTTCCTCTCCCCGCTCGCCTCGCACGGCGTGGCGAACGAGACGGCGATCGACGCCGAACTGGCCCGTGACGACACGGCGTCCGGCAAGCGCCACCACGTACGGTGCCTGGCCTCACGCCCCTCGGAGGCGGTCAAGGCGCAGGCGTGGGCGGCGGTCGTGGAGTCGGACAAGCTGTCCAACGCCTTGGTCGAGGCGACGATCGCGGGGTTCGAGCAGCCCTCTCAGCGGGAGCTGCTGGCGCCGTACGCCGGCCGCTACTTCGAGGTGATCGAGGGGATCTGGGCGGAGCGGTCCATCCAGATCGGCATGCACGTCGTGAAGGGGCTCTTCCCGGCTCTCCAGGACAGCCCGGAGACCCTGGCGGCGACCGATGCCTGGCTGGCCGGGCACCCGGAGGCCGCTCCGGCGCTGCGCCGGCTGGTCCTGGAGGCCCGGGACGACCTGGCGCGGGTGCTGCGCGGCCAGGAGTGCGACGCCCGGGCGTAG
- a CDS encoding aspartate-semialdehyde dehydrogenase: MKVGIVGATGQVGTVMLRILAERDFPADELRLFASARSAGSTIDFKGSAITVEDASTADYTGLDIVLFSAGGATSKALAEKVAAQGAVVIDNSSAWRKDPEVPLVVSEVNPHAARVRPKGIIANPNCTTMAAMPVLRPLHAEAGLEALTVATYQAVSGSGVAGVAELHGQASKVVADAEKLVHDGEAVDFPEPGVYKRPIAFNVLPLAGSIVDDGSFETDEEQKLRNESRKILEIPELKVSGTCVRVPVFSGHSLQINARFARPIGVERAYELLKDAEGVELSEIPTPLQAAGKDASFVGRIRVDETVDNGLALFVSNDNLRKGAALNAVQIAELVAAELKG; this comes from the coding sequence GTGAAGGTCGGAATCGTCGGCGCCACCGGTCAGGTCGGCACAGTCATGCTCAGGATCCTGGCCGAGCGGGACTTCCCGGCCGACGAGCTGCGGCTGTTCGCCTCCGCCCGGTCCGCGGGCTCCACGATCGACTTCAAGGGCTCCGCCATCACCGTCGAGGACGCCTCCACGGCCGACTACACCGGCCTGGACATCGTGCTGTTCTCCGCCGGCGGCGCGACCTCCAAGGCGCTGGCCGAGAAGGTCGCCGCCCAGGGCGCCGTGGTGATCGACAACTCCTCCGCCTGGCGCAAGGACCCCGAGGTCCCGCTCGTCGTCTCCGAGGTCAACCCGCACGCGGCCCGGGTCCGCCCCAAGGGGATCATCGCCAACCCGAACTGCACCACGATGGCCGCGATGCCCGTGCTGCGCCCGCTGCACGCCGAGGCCGGTCTCGAAGCGCTGACCGTCGCCACCTACCAGGCCGTCTCCGGCTCCGGGGTGGCCGGCGTGGCCGAGCTGCACGGCCAGGCGTCCAAGGTCGTCGCCGACGCCGAGAAGCTGGTCCACGACGGCGAGGCCGTGGACTTCCCCGAGCCCGGCGTCTACAAGCGCCCCATCGCGTTCAACGTGCTGCCGCTGGCGGGCTCCATCGTGGACGACGGTTCGTTCGAGACGGACGAGGAGCAGAAGCTCCGCAACGAGTCCCGCAAGATCCTGGAGATCCCGGAGCTGAAGGTCTCCGGGACCTGCGTCCGGGTCCCGGTCTTCTCCGGCCACTCGCTCCAGATCAACGCCCGCTTCGCCCGCCCGATCGGTGTGGAGCGCGCCTACGAGCTGCTGAAGGACGCCGAGGGCGTGGAGCTCTCGGAGATCCCGACCCCGCTCCAGGCGGCGGGCAAGGACGCCTCCTTCGTGGGCCGCATCCGGGTCGACGAGACCGTGGACAACGGCCTCGCCCTCTTCGTCTCCAACGACAACCTGCGCAAGGGCGCGGCGCTGAACGCCGTCCAGATCGCGGAGCTGGTGGCGGCCGAGCTGAAGGGCTGA
- a CDS encoding DUF1203 domain-containing protein, with product MTGYERRPSTGNEPRPSAGNEHRPVVRYEARPIAPAALAELRVTDDAGRPCAPYTETGGGAPLRCCLRGGEPGERIALVSYAPLRRWAAATGAAPGAYDEQGPVFIHAEECAGPDPESPGYPFSRPGALRTVRRYDTRGHITGGRLLELPAEAEKGFDAAFDEAFADPEVALVHVRAVEYGCLHFEVRRP from the coding sequence ATGACCGGATACGAGCGCCGCCCCAGCACAGGAAACGAGCCCCGCCCCAGCGCCGGGAACGAGCACCGACCCGTCGTGCGGTACGAGGCCCGCCCCATCGCGCCCGCCGCCCTCGCCGAGCTCCGCGTCACCGACGACGCGGGCCGCCCCTGTGCCCCGTACACGGAGACGGGCGGCGGGGCCCCCTTGCGCTGCTGCCTGCGCGGCGGCGAGCCGGGGGAGCGCATCGCCCTGGTCTCCTACGCCCCGCTGCGCCGCTGGGCGGCCGCGACCGGGGCGGCCCCGGGGGCGTACGACGAACAGGGCCCCGTCTTCATCCACGCCGAGGAGTGCGCGGGCCCGGACCCGGAGAGCCCCGGTTACCCGTTCTCGCGCCCCGGCGCACTGCGCACGGTCCGCCGCTATGACACGCGCGGGCACATCACCGGCGGCCGGCTGCTGGAGCTCCCGGCCGAGGCGGAGAAGGGCTTCGACGCCGCCTTCGACGAGGCGTTCGCGGACCCGGAGGTGGCGCTGGTGCACGTACGGGCGGTGGAGTACGGGTGCCTCCACTTCGAGGTGCGGCGGCCCTGA
- a CDS encoding S8 family serine peptidase: MLMTKESPSSIPGARRAARIAAAAGLAAALAASGAAPVFAVDDPAPAPVKPAATSDRGDKLGKADAEVLAKAEAKGEKNITMMIATTPGATEQVAEQLDAVKGSVLGQTYDKLGYVRATVPTSTAEATIEAASKLKSVLGIDLKQEIKLDDPTPAGDRATGAKQLKATGSYPAPGKNTPAANPYNPSFETGAVDFVKKNPKADGRGITIGVLDSGVDLGHPALKKTTTGERKIVDWVTATDPVNDGDGTWLRMTQTVTGPTFTAAGKTWTAPEGSYKFATFAESATTGGDMAGDLNRDGDTTDVWGVLYDPVKGTVRVDLNENADFSDDKALKPYKDKFQVEYFGEDDPRTKVVERIPFVVETRKNVVYNAAGAKADYVNIGVIEGSHGTHVAGITAANGLFGGAMNGAAPGAKIVSSRACTWSGGCTNIALTEGMIDLVVNHGVDIVNMSIGGLPPLNDGNNARAELYKRLIDIYGVQLVISAGNSGPGLNTIGDPALADHVISVGASISKETWAANYGSNVTKKYDMLPFSSRGPREDGGFTPTISAPGAAINTTQTWAEGGPVKEAGYALPPGYSMLQGTSMASPQAAGAAALLLSAAKQKDLELPPADLRVALTSSASQIKDVPAHVQGSGLIDIVAAWKLITKKGNPAHEYKVKAPVDTAIDFALKDPGFGTGLYDREGGLKVGETKVYEITVTRTTGPDRNVQHKLSWKNNDGTFKLSSPEYVSLPLDTPVKLKVTAKAKKAGVHSAILELDDNKTIGIDHQVMSTVVVANELNGPGYAFKSSSSVQRNSTTSYFFNVPEGAKTLEVALSALRSGSQTRFIALHPYGTPVDPTSTVNCYPNYENPANTCRPDVRSYKDPFPGVWEVEVESRRTSPLLDNPFKLDVSILGATFDPAVQTIAEAKIGAPAAVNWKVTNTAAPLEGKLKGGSLGSAKVDKPSISTGQTRQTTVTIGAGVEKLDFAIGGTSDANADLDLYVFRGATQVGSGTTAGSEEKVSLANPAAGTYTVIVEGYSVPSGSTTYDYRDVYYSASLGTLKVDASKTYSLANGASAQVGAEVVVAGAAPEGRQFFGEVQLVNARGTAAGTGSVVIEKVTP; encoded by the coding sequence ATGCTGATGACCAAGGAATCCCCCAGCTCCATACCCGGGGCGAGACGAGCCGCGCGCATAGCGGCCGCTGCCGGCCTGGCCGCCGCCCTCGCGGCCTCCGGCGCGGCACCGGTGTTCGCCGTCGACGACCCGGCACCGGCACCCGTCAAACCGGCCGCCACGAGCGACCGGGGCGACAAGCTCGGCAAGGCCGACGCCGAAGTTCTGGCGAAGGCCGAAGCCAAGGGCGAGAAGAACATCACGATGATGATCGCCACCACCCCGGGGGCGACCGAGCAGGTGGCCGAGCAGCTCGACGCCGTCAAGGGGTCCGTGCTCGGCCAGACCTACGACAAGCTCGGCTACGTCCGGGCGACGGTGCCGACCAGCACCGCCGAGGCCACCATCGAGGCGGCCTCCAAGCTCAAGTCCGTGCTCGGCATCGATCTCAAGCAGGAGATCAAGCTGGACGACCCGACGCCCGCGGGCGACCGGGCCACGGGCGCCAAGCAGCTCAAGGCCACCGGCAGTTACCCGGCGCCGGGCAAGAACACCCCGGCCGCCAACCCGTACAACCCGTCCTTCGAGACGGGCGCGGTCGACTTCGTCAAGAAGAACCCGAAGGCCGACGGTCGCGGAATCACCATCGGTGTCCTGGACTCCGGTGTCGACCTCGGCCACCCGGCGCTGAAGAAGACCACCACCGGCGAGCGCAAGATCGTCGACTGGGTCACCGCCACCGACCCGGTCAACGACGGCGACGGCACCTGGCTGCGGATGACGCAGACCGTGACCGGACCGACGTTCACGGCCGCCGGGAAGACCTGGACCGCCCCGGAGGGCAGCTACAAGTTCGCCACCTTCGCCGAGTCGGCCACCACCGGCGGCGACATGGCGGGCGACCTCAACCGCGACGGTGACACCACCGACGTCTGGGGCGTGCTCTACGACCCGGTCAAGGGCACCGTCCGGGTCGACCTGAACGAGAACGCGGACTTCTCCGACGACAAGGCCCTCAAGCCGTACAAGGACAAGTTCCAGGTCGAGTACTTCGGCGAGGACGACCCGCGCACCAAGGTCGTCGAGCGCATCCCGTTCGTCGTCGAGACCCGCAAGAACGTGGTCTACAACGCGGCCGGCGCCAAGGCCGACTACGTCAACATCGGTGTCATCGAGGGCTCGCACGGCACGCACGTCGCGGGCATCACCGCGGCCAACGGCCTGTTCGGCGGCGCGATGAACGGCGCGGCGCCCGGCGCCAAGATCGTCTCCTCGCGCGCCTGCACCTGGTCGGGCGGCTGCACCAACATCGCGCTGACCGAGGGCATGATCGACCTCGTCGTCAACCACGGTGTCGACATCGTCAACATGTCGATCGGCGGCCTGCCGCCGCTGAACGACGGCAACAACGCCCGTGCCGAGCTCTACAAGCGCCTCATCGACATCTACGGCGTCCAGCTCGTCATCTCGGCCGGCAACAGCGGTCCGGGCCTCAACACCATCGGTGACCCGGCCCTGGCCGACCACGTCATCTCGGTGGGCGCGTCGATCTCCAAGGAGACCTGGGCCGCGAACTACGGCTCCAACGTCACCAAGAAGTACGACATGCTCCCCTTCTCCTCGCGCGGTCCCCGTGAGGACGGCGGCTTCACGCCGACCATCTCGGCCCCGGGCGCGGCGATCAACACCACCCAGACCTGGGCCGAGGGCGGTCCGGTCAAGGAGGCGGGCTACGCCCTGCCGCCCGGCTACTCGATGCTCCAGGGCACCTCGATGGCCTCGCCGCAGGCCGCCGGTGCCGCCGCCCTGCTGCTCTCCGCCGCGAAGCAGAAGGACCTGGAGCTGCCCCCGGCCGACCTGCGGGTCGCGCTGACCAGCTCGGCGAGCCAGATCAAGGACGTGCCCGCGCACGTCCAGGGCTCCGGCCTGATCGACATCGTCGCCGCCTGGAAGCTCATCACCAAGAAGGGCAACCCGGCGCACGAGTACAAGGTGAAGGCCCCGGTCGACACCGCGATCGACTTCGCGCTCAAGGACCCGGGCTTCGGCACCGGCCTCTACGACCGTGAGGGCGGCCTCAAGGTCGGCGAGACGAAGGTCTACGAGATCACCGTCACCCGCACCACCGGCCCGGACCGCAACGTCCAGCACAAGCTGTCGTGGAAGAACAACGACGGCACCTTCAAGCTGAGCAGCCCCGAGTACGTCTCGCTGCCGCTCGACACCCCGGTGAAGCTGAAGGTCACGGCGAAGGCCAAGAAGGCCGGCGTGCACAGCGCCATCCTGGAGCTGGACGACAACAAGACCATCGGCATCGACCACCAGGTCATGTCCACGGTCGTCGTCGCCAACGAGCTGAACGGCCCCGGCTACGCGTTCAAGTCGTCGAGTTCGGTGCAGCGCAACAGCACCACCTCGTACTTCTTCAACGTGCCGGAGGGCGCCAAGACCCTTGAGGTCGCCCTCAGCGCGCTGCGCTCGGGCAGCCAGACCCGGTTCATCGCCCTGCACCCGTACGGGACGCCGGTCGACCCGACCTCCACGGTCAACTGCTACCCGAACTACGAGAACCCGGCCAACACCTGCCGCCCGGACGTGCGCTCCTACAAGGACCCGTTCCCCGGCGTGTGGGAGGTCGAGGTCGAGTCGCGCCGTACGTCGCCGCTGCTGGACAACCCGTTCAAGCTGGACGTGTCGATCCTCGGCGCCACCTTCGACCCGGCGGTGCAGACCATCGCCGAGGCGAAGATCGGTGCCCCGGCCGCGGTGAACTGGAAGGTCACCAACACGGCCGCGCCTCTTGAGGGCAAGCTCAAGGGCGGCTCGCTGGGCTCGGCCAAGGTCGACAAGCCGTCGATCTCCACGGGCCAGACCCGCCAGACCACGGTCACCATCGGTGCGGGCGTCGAGAAGCTGGACTTCGCCATCGGCGGTACGTCGGACGCCAACGCCGACCTCGACCTGTACGTCTTCCGGGGCGCGACCCAGGTCGGCAGCGGCACCACCGCCGGCTCGGAGGAGAAGGTCAGCCTGGCCAACCCGGCCGCCGGTACGTACACGGTGATCGTCGAGGGCTACTCGGTTCCGTCCGGGTCGACCACGTACGACTACCGCGACGTGTACTACTCGGCCTCACTCGGCACCCTGAAGGTCGACGCGTCGAAGACCTACAGCCTGGCGAACGGCGCCTCGGCGCAGGTCGGCGCCGAGGTCGTGGTCGCCGGTGCGGCTCCCGAGGGGCGTCAGTTCTTCGGTGAGGTCCAGCTGGTCAACGCGCGCGGCACCGCCGCGGGCACCGGCAGCGTCGTGATCGAGAAGGTCACGCCGTAA